Proteins from a single region of Acidovorax sp. NCPPB 3576:
- a CDS encoding DUF6538 domain-containing protein has translation MRSSAYLSVSRCGVFLVRLVIPSERRNHKEPRDIKFSTLTKDPRCAKSIARRLRVYFELYLLQNVRIERQALIEYLRSNMKKPKLEDLAPFNADKDDNGNWRFTDVKPGDVGAIDAFLEAVNRSSQGDRPLSQVAISEPLPERFHEPGRLSSAARLRVSRHIADYLKSEQAREDDKEIGERSLPQTKTRLRPFLERFGTKQIGTLTPADMEKFKKDLVFYPVNAPNLRNAVNLTFDEIVSHSRRKLLLDNDGAIAERLTEATLEGYVTVAKMETLTHITLQKNLRPTTQRRTARATL, from the coding sequence ATGAGGTCATCCGCTTACCTTTCCGTCTCGCGCTGCGGGGTTTTTCTTGTTCGTTTGGTCATCCCGAGCGAACGCAGAAACCACAAAGAGCCGAGGGATATAAAGTTTTCAACGCTCACCAAAGACCCGCGTTGTGCTAAGAGCATAGCGCGGCGTCTGCGCGTCTATTTCGAGCTGTATCTGTTGCAAAATGTGCGTATCGAGCGCCAAGCGCTCATTGAATACCTGCGCAGCAACATGAAAAAACCAAAGCTCGAAGACCTCGCTCCATTCAATGCTGACAAGGACGACAACGGCAACTGGCGCTTCACGGACGTAAAGCCCGGGGACGTGGGGGCCATCGACGCCTTTTTAGAGGCCGTGAATAGGTCTAGCCAGGGCGATAGGCCTTTGTCGCAGGTTGCCATATCCGAGCCCTTGCCAGAACGTTTTCACGAGCCTGGGCGGCTGTCGTCTGCTGCGCGCCTCCGGGTGTCCAGGCACATAGCGGACTATCTGAAATCCGAGCAAGCCCGCGAAGACGACAAGGAAATCGGCGAGAGAAGCCTTCCGCAAACCAAAACTCGGTTGAGGCCATTCCTCGAACGCTTCGGAACCAAGCAGATCGGAACACTCACGCCTGCCGACATGGAGAAATTCAAGAAGGACTTGGTTTTCTACCCTGTCAATGCGCCAAACCTGCGCAATGCCGTAAATCTGACGTTTGACGAAATTGTGAGCCATTCCCGCCGCAAGCTGTTGTTGGACAATGACGGCGCTATTGCAGAGCGCCTTACGGAAGCCACGCTTGAAGGCTATGTAACGGTGGCAAAGATGGAGACTTTGACCCACATTACATTGCAAAAGAACTTGCGGCCCACGACACAAAGACGAACAGCAAGAGCGACCTTGTAA
- a CDS encoding helix-turn-helix domain-containing protein: MSASLYHVDYEHLRRLLRSVRVKAGLTQVQMSEALGVGQSYVSKLERGENFIDVLLYARWCQACGTKPGKVLDELFDRSAEVRA; this comes from the coding sequence ATGTCCGCCTCTCTGTACCATGTTGACTACGAACACTTGCGCAGGTTGCTGCGCTCCGTGCGCGTGAAGGCCGGATTGACCCAAGTGCAGATGTCCGAGGCCCTTGGTGTTGGTCAGTCGTACGTCTCGAAGCTCGAACGCGGGGAGAACTTCATAGACGTGCTGCTGTACGCGCGATGGTGCCAAGCTTGCGGTACCAAGCCTGGGAAAGTGCTGGACGAACTTTTTGACCGGTCTGCGGAGGTGCGCGCGTAG